The sequence CATCACAGCAGCTCGATCAGCAATGGCAGGCTTGGCTGCAACGCTGGCGCGACCACGTCGGCAACGACCGTGATCCAGCTGAGGTGTCAGCACAGATGAAGCAGGTGAACCCCAAATACACCTGGCGAGAGTGGCTGATTGTGCCCGCGTACGAACAGGCCATGCAGGGTGACTACGCCTTGGTGAGGGAGTTGCAGCACGTTCTTTCCCACCCGTACGAAGAGCAATCAGAGGAGGTGGAAGCTCGCTATTACCGCTTGAAGCCTGAGCAATTTTTCAATGCAGGGGGCGTTTCCCACTACAGCTGTTCGTCGTGATGCTGCATGAGGGCGACGGTTGATCAGCGCCCCGCCTGAACGCCCATGCATGAGCTCAGCATCATGGAAGCGGTGCGCGATCAGGCCCTGGAGCAGGCCGAGCGCCATGGCGGCGGTCTGATCACCGCCATCACCCTGCGCATCGGCAGCCTGGCCGGGGTGGAGATCGACGCCCTGGCGCTGGCCTTCGAGGTGGTGATGGCCGGCACCCCTGCCGCCGCGGCGCGGCTGCTGATCGAGCCGGTGGCGGCGGAATGTTTCTGCGCCAGTTGCCAGGCGCCGTTTCCTGCCCAGAATGGGGTGTGTGAGTGCCCCCGCTGCGGCGCCATCAGCCGCCAGCTCCTGCGGGGCCGTGAGCTGCAACTGGCCTCCCTGGAGCTGGCCGATCCGGAGCCCTGCTGACACCCCCATCGGGAGCCTGCTGAGATGTGCACCACCTGCCACTGCGGCCAGAGCGAACCGGCCGTGATCAACGCCCCCTCCCCCAGCGCCCGCCGGCTGGAGCTTGGGGCGGCCCTGCTGTCGCGCAACGACGCCGTGGCTGCCAGCCTGCGCCGGCGCTTCACGGCCGCAGGCCTGCCCGTGCTCAACCTGCTCTCCTCGCCCGGCTCCGGCAAGACCGCCCTGCTGGAGCGGCTGGGGCGCGACTGGAGCGGCAGCGGCCGCCTGGCGGCAATCGTGGGCGACCTGGCCACCGACAACGACGCCCGCCGCCTGCGCGCCGCCGGCATCGAGGCGGTGCAGATCACCACCGGCCAGGCCTGCCACCTGGAGGCCGCCATGCTGGAGCCGGCCCTGGAGCGCTTTGATCTGGCCGCCCTGGAGCTGCTGGTGATCGAGAACGTGGGCAACCTGGTGTGTCCGGCCGCCTACGACCTGGGCGAAAGCCTGCGGCTGGTGCTGCTGTCGGTCACCGAAGGGGGGGACAAACCGCTCAAATACCCGGCCATGTTCCACAGCGCCGATCTGGTGGTGATCAACAAGATCGACCTGGCCGCCGCTGTTGACTTCGACCGCGACCACGCCCGCCGCCACATCGCCAAGGTGGCGCCGGCGGCTCCCATCGTGGAGGTGTCGGCCCGCACCGGGGAGGGCATGGCCCAGCTGCGCGACGCCATCACCGCCGGGCTGGCCGCGCCGGCCCTGGCCTGAGGCCGCAGCTCCGTGACCGATCCGGCCCGGTTGCTGCTGCACTGCCGCGGCACCGTGCAGGGGGTGGGCTTCCGGCCGTTTGTGCACCGCCTGGCCAGCGCCCTGGAGCTCAGCGGTGAGGTGGAGAACGTGGACGGGGCGGTGCGGGTGGACCTGCACGGCGAACGCCCGGCCCTGGAGCGCTTTCTGGGCCGCCTCAGCAGCGAGCTGCCCGTTCCCGCGCGCCTGGAGCCGGTGGAGCCCAGCTGGCTGCCGCCCCTCTCTCAGCCACCGGCGGGCCTGCGCATCGCCGCGGCTGCCCCCCGGCCCCTGGGCACCGGCCTGATCGCCCCGGCCCTGGTGG is a genomic window of Cyanobium sp. NS01 containing:
- a CDS encoding hydrogenase maturation nickel metallochaperone HypA codes for the protein MHELSIMEAVRDQALEQAERHGGGLITAITLRIGSLAGVEIDALALAFEVVMAGTPAAAARLLIEPVAAECFCASCQAPFPAQNGVCECPRCGAISRQLLRGRELQLASLELADPEPC
- the hypB gene encoding hydrogenase nickel incorporation protein HypB; translation: MCTTCHCGQSEPAVINAPSPSARRLELGAALLSRNDAVAASLRRRFTAAGLPVLNLLSSPGSGKTALLERLGRDWSGSGRLAAIVGDLATDNDARRLRAAGIEAVQITTGQACHLEAAMLEPALERFDLAALELLVIENVGNLVCPAAYDLGESLRLVLLSVTEGGDKPLKYPAMFHSADLVVINKIDLAAAVDFDRDHARRHIAKVAPAAPIVEVSARTGEGMAQLRDAITAGLAAPALA